Proteins found in one Drosophila busckii strain San Diego stock center, stock number 13000-0081.31 chromosome 2R, ASM1175060v1, whole genome shotgun sequence genomic segment:
- the LOC108595810 gene encoding scoloptoxin SSD43 has product MEIVRCLLQALILVITLGQVLTRPKYCRAPELIKIMDREAFCNLDGQPHAACGKKKWAGACGTNMRIMRMTPVIRNLILRHHNTYRNIIAKGALHDLPGSDNMMRMHWDEDLGVIARQLVKQCTLQPTFKYINTKTIAQPGINTAFNKYRKKIEQSPIKIIKSQIKAWYDEYRYVTIDSLLSAKSPAGQETAHFLNMMIGPSNAMGCAISTYEPDDTWRTQLLICLYRCKKTKKSFTYSIGKPPAGKCECGSDREFKNLCDSNERADTCEVFFKSKNATTDLELEPKPTTPEPISDETITDLKSGLTKIRDFIRKLVLNGKKSFCRICG; this is encoded by the exons ATGGAAATTGTGCGTTGCCTATTGCAGGCTTTAATTTTGGTTATAACTTTGGGTCAAGTACTGACGAGGCCAAAATACTGCAGAGCACCGGAGCTAATCAAAATTATGGATAGAGAAGCATTTTGTAATCTAGATGGTCAAccgcatgcggcatgtggcaagaAA AAATGGGCTGGCGCTTGTGGCACAAATATGCGCATTATGCGCATGACTCCGGTAATAAGGAATTTAATACTACGTCATCATAATACGTATCGCAATATTATTGCCAAAGGTGCTCTGCACGATCTGCCAGGCAGTGATAATATGATGAGAATGCATTGGGACGAAGATCTGGGCGTAATCGCCAGACAATTGGTTAAGCAATGTACGCTTCAGCCAACTTTCAAGTACATAAATACCAAGACTATTGCTCAGCCAGGTATTAATACGGCATTCAATAAATATCGCAAGAAGATTGAACAGAGTCCCATCAAAATAATCAAATCGCAAATCAAGGCGTGGTATGATGAATACAGATATGTTACCATTGATTCGCTGCTCTCCGCCAAATCCCCGGCCGG CCAAGAGACTGCACATTTTCTTAACATGATGATTGGTCCTAGCAATGCCATGGGCTGCGCTATTTCCACCTACGAACCCGATGATACTTGGCGCACGcagcttttgatttgtttgtatCGCTGCAAAAAGACTAAAAAGAGTTTTACCTATTCGATTGGCAAGCCACCAGCAGGGAAGTGCGAGTGTGGCTCAGATCGTGAATTCAAAAATCTATGCGATTCAAATGAACGTGCTGATACTTGtgaagttttttttaagtcGAAAAACGCCACTACGGACTTGGAACTGGAACCCAAACCAACAACTCCGGAGCCAATATCGGATGAGACTATAACCGATCTTAAAAGCGGGCTAACGAAAATTCGCGATTTTATAAGAAAACTTGTTCTAAACGGAAAAAAAAGCTTTTGCCGGATTTGTGGCTAA
- the LOC108595349 gene encoding slit homolog 1 protein — protein sequence MTMRIETKRLRLGFSLWLLCCCAASGSQAEQIDANEPALEFDRFCYPATQRNTRNSCECSNVDAAPWGMRALHIDCSYKNYNKEQLSELLPLYIDSLDASWNSLLAVPHFASDSLRQLNLMHNNISSLMENNFGGLRSLHELYLGWNSIQQLHALSFANLPHLQVLQLSHNNLHVLPAQLFAPLLVLQALDLSWNRQLNQSLSGSQLYSSYGLQQALQTLRLDACNLQQLELPHNLPLRELSLRRNQLERLPQQLPAQLQRLDCSENQLTQLLPVDTKQLQQLQQLYLEDMPQLQSIAAQALAPLQQLQQLSFQNSRRLSSIDPEAFQLATPNSHFNSSLRLLSFRGTLLRSFNASLAPVFGQLTQLDLNGVPLHCDCELAWLKDFPLNQTNGRCLRPARVRGILLSALRRDDFNCNRWPRWAYGLIILSLIALCAAGVYLIVMGLRPHRGVTMRRKVGSGSPYARVTIEPNRQEHFTS from the coding sequence ATGACGATGCGCATAGAAACGAAAAGGCTGCGCCTAGGCTTCAGCCTttggctgctctgctgctgcgccgcaaGCGGCAGCCAAGCAGAGCAAATAGACGCCAATGAGCCAGCATTAGAGTTCGATCGCTTTTGTTATCCGGCAACGCAACGTAATACGCGCAATTCGTGTGAATGCAGCAATGTGGATGCCGCACCGTGGGGCATGCGTGCACTGCATATCGATTGCAGCTACAAGAATTACAATAAGGAGCAGTTAAGtgagttgctgccgctttatATAGACAGCTTGGATGCCTCGTGGAATTCATTGCTGGCAGTGCCGCATTTCGCCAGCGACAGCCTCAggcaattgaatttgatgCATAACAATATCAGCAGCTTGATGGAGAACAACTTTGGCGGCCTGCGTAGTTTGCATGAGCTTTACCTAGGCTGGAATAGCatacagcagctgcatgcgcTGAGCTTTGCCAACTTGCCACATCTGCAAGTGTTGCAGCTGTCgcataacaatttgcatgtgtTGCCGGCGCAACTTTTTGcgccgctgctggtgctgcaagCGCTGGATTTGTCCTGGAATCGTCAGCTGAATCAATCGCTGAGCGGTTCACAGCTTTACAGCAGCTACGGCTTGCAGCAAGCGTTGCAAACGCTGCGACTGGATGcctgcaacttgcagcagctggagctgccacATAATTTGCCGCTGCGTGAGCTTTCGCTGCGTCGCAATCAGCTCGAGcgcttgccacagcagctgcccgcgcagctgcagcgcttggaCTGCAGTGAGAATCAgttgacgcagctgctgcctgtggATACgaaacagttgcagcagctgcagcaactttatCTGGAGGATATGCCACAGCTACAAAGCATTGCCGCTCAAGCGCTGGCGccgttgcagcaactgcaacagttgAGCTTCCAGAACAGTCGCCGCTTGAGCTCCATCGATCCGGAAGCCTTTCAACTCGCCACACCCAACTCGCATTTCAATTCATCGCTGCGTCTGCTCAGCTTTCGTGGCACTTTGCTGCGCAGCTTTAACGCGAGTTTGGCGCCCGTTTTTGGCCAACTCACGCAGCTGGATCTTAATGGCGTGCCGCTGCACTGCGACTGCGAGCTGGCCTGGCTCAAGGACTTTCCGCTCAATCAGACCAATGGCCGCTGCTTGCGTCCGGCGCGTGTGCGTGGCATTTTGCTCTCCGCGCTGCGTCGCGATGACTTCAATTGCAATCGCTGGCCCAGATGGGCCTATGGACTCATCATTTTGTCACTCATTGCGCTCTGCGCCGCGGGCGTTTATTTGATTGTCATGGGCCTGCGTCCGCATCGTGGCGTCACCATGCGTCGCAAAGTTGGCTCCGGCAGTCCGTACGCTCGAGTTACCATCGAGCCCAATCGACAGGAGCATTTCACTAGTTAG
- the LOC108595134 gene encoding solute carrier family 2, facilitated glucose transporter member 8, with product MSNLEEEQQQQPQKHAQIVAGWDRPYTAKPLGEQFRAVRRQTLMVIFANMGVLSTGLSLALPTVALTQLTSETEPAHLSKTEASWFASINTLSCPLGGLLSGFLLDRIGRKYTLYVLNILGIISWAMLGTATGNEDSLMSFSSQLLVSRFIIGLVMGLASAPSGVYAAEISLPKIRGSLILGTSISVALGITVLYCIGYFIRDDFRLIALICCGYQIVALLCVFFCVESHSWLLSKRRVEEAKKSLNYFRGLERTTHLTHPEVLAEFNLLQKSLQLPVGETKKASFLSNLRLPEVYKPLFILMGLFAFQQLSGIFVIIVYAVQISTKTDNSIDPFMCAVLIGVARVLTTCPMGYVLEKWGRRLAGLISTFGMCFSMLLLAGHGYFEFLRLPYFTVAAIVGFIILSTLGLYTLPFFMISELFPQKVRGPASGITVAVGMFFAFLCIKTYPDMQSSIGMSNCFLVFAAMSFLAMLFIYWTLPETRGLTLLQIEQQFRSKTKTINQVEMEEMLQHRVG from the exons ATGAGTAACTTGGAggaggaacaacaacaacagccacagaaacatgcacaaattgttgctggctgggATCGGCCGTATACGGCGAAACCGTTGGGGGAACAATTCCGTGCGGTGCGACGTCAGACGCTAATGGTTATATTCGCCAACATGGGCGTGCTGTCCACGGGCTTATCGCTGGCGCTGCCCACCGTGGCCTTGACACAGTTAACAAGTGAAACGGAACCAGCGCATTTGAGCAAAACAGAAGCCTCCTGGTTTGCATCGATTAATACGCTTTCATGTCCTTTGGGTGGACTCTTGTCGGGTTTTCTTTTGGATCGCATTGGCAGAAAGTATACGCTCTATGTGCTGAATATATTGGGCATTATATCTTGGGCTATGCTAGGCACAGCTACAGGCAATGAGGATAGTCTAATGTCCTTTAGCAGTCAGCTGCTGGTTTCCAGATTTATTATAG GTCTTGTCATGGGTCTAGCTAGTGCTCCCTCCGGCGTTTATGCTGCCGAGATAAGCTTACCCAAAATTCGCGGCAGTCTGATACTGGGCACATCCATATCTGTCGCTCTGGGCATAACAGTGCTCTATTGTATTGGTTACTTTATACGTGACGACTTTCGTTTGATTGCACTGATCTGCTGTGGCTATCAGATAGTTGCGCTGCTCTGTGTTTTCTTCTGTGTGGAGTCGCACAGCTGGCTGCTATCCAAGCGGCGTGTGGAGGAGGCCAAAAAGTCGCTCAACTACTTTAGAGGATTGGAGCGCACAa cgcatttaaCGCATCCGGAGGTGCTGGcggaatttaatttgttgcaaaagtcgctgcagctgcctgtGGGTGAAACCAAGAAAGCTTCGTTCCTAAGCAATCTACGCTTGCCTGAAGTCTACAAGCCGCTGTTTATATTGATGGGCTTGTTTGCCTTTCAGCAGCTCAGCGGCATCTTTGTCATCATTGTGTACGCCGTGCAAATCTCTACGAAAACCGATAACTCCATTGATCCTTTCATGTGCGCTGTGCTCATCGGTGTGGCACGTGTGCTTACCACTTGCCCCATGGGCTATGTTTTAGAAAAATGGGGACGTCGTCTTGCTGGTCTCATCTCCACCTTTGGGATGTGCTTCTccatgttgctgcttgccGGCCATGGCTACTTTGAATTCCTTAGACTGCCTTACTTCACTGTAGCTGCCATTGTTGGTTTTATTATCCTTAGCACTCTGGGCTTGTATACGCTGCCGTTCTTTATGATCTCGGAGCTGTTTCCTCAGAAGGTGCGCGGACCCGCCTCAGGCATCACCGTTGCCGTTGGCATGTTCTTTGCCTTTCTCTGCATCAAAACCTATCCGGATATGCAGTCCAGCATTGGCATGAGCAACTGCTTTCTTGTCTTTGCTGCGATGTCCTTTCTGGCCATGTTGTTCATCTACTGGACATTGCCGGAAACTCGTGGACTCACTTTATTGCAAATCGAGCAACAATTTCgcagcaaaaccaaaactatAAATCAAGTCGAAATGGAGGAAATGCTGCAGCACAGAGTTGGTTAA